A segment of the Nasonia vitripennis strain AsymCx chromosome 2, Nvit_psr_1.1, whole genome shotgun sequence genome:
GCAGTTGTGATTTATAAAATTGCAATGCATTGaatctcaaaaatattatttattaccaGTCTTTTCGCCTTATTATCGGATGTATTTTTGGAGCTTGGAAACCATTAAACTCTGTGGAAAGACATGTTGAATATGAACCAATATCTGACCAGGCAAGCCAATCTCCAACATTGAACTCCGGCAGCATATGGTTTTTCAAAAGAACATCATATGAATCACAAGTAGGACCCCATACTGTGCTCAAGTATTTTTCGTCGTTCGTTATAGATGTGGactgaattaaaaaataacattattattcaaataccTACAGTGTATTCAATATTTTGTAGCAGATTTTATTAGAAAAGCATAAAATACTTACGTTAGTAAGTCTAACGGGATGTCTGGCTTTAATGTGCAATAGTTCTTCGATGAAGGAACCATACACGCCATCGCTGACATAATACATAAATGTTTTCTGGTTTTCTTTCATCAACGTTTTCTTACCAAAGACGTAAGCTGCAGATGTGAAAGCCGATGTAACATAATAACGGCCAGGTTCACTGATTATCTCTATAGATGAATCTATGTTTTCGAGTGCATCATTGATCAATTCTGAAAACTGatacaatttaattaaatctGATATTATGATTGGCGCCAGgcgtcaaaaaaaaaaaacaatttccatattcattaattatataattttatatatgttaCCTCGTCGAGTATAAAATTTCGTTCACCCGGGATTCCGCCACCTATATCGATCAAGCTAACATCTCGACAACCCATCGCTTTTGCTGTatcgattaaatttttacacCAAAGAATTCCACGACAAATAGCCATTGGTTCCCCACATGGACTACCGACGTGAAAACTAAATCCGTGAAGAGTCAAACCTAGATCTAAGGTCGCTTTTA
Coding sequences within it:
- the LOC100120758 gene encoding metalloprotease-like isoform X1, which encodes MIELKLDEVKIFDDDLSEFEILRKVIDEKEGEEPIHMLDVGDIIRKHQLWMEKMPRVVPYYAVKCNPDSTVIKVLAALGGHFDCASKQEIIQTMSQGVSADRIIYANPMKFSSHIEYARKVGVAMMTADCEDELKKIKDVYPDAKIVIRIRCDTEVTTACLGEKFGCDPSSDAVQLIKATLDLGLTLHGFSFHVGSPCGEPMAICRGILWCKNLIDTAKAMGCRDVSLIDIGGGIPGERNFILDEFSELINDALENIDSSIEIISEPGRYYVTSAFTSAAYVFGKKTLMKENQKTFMYYVSDGVYGSFIEELLHIKARHPVRLTNSTSITNDEKYLSTVWGPTCDSYDVLLKNHMLPEFNVGDWLAWSDIGSYSTCLSTEFNGFQAPKIHPIIRRKDWNYLWAEVKNRQQLKKEII